The genomic DNA ACAAGGCTCTGGATTCGTTTTTAAAAGGAGCTGCGCTTGGATCCACGCTCGCCATGGTTGATGCTGGGCTTGTCTATTGGGAAACGGGAGATAAGGAGAAAGCTGTGAGTCTGTATCGGAGAGCTGCGGAGCTTGGTGACGCTGTTGGTCAATGTAATTTGGGGATTTCTTATCTTCAAGGTAATGAGACTTAAGTTCCCATGGTTTTGGTggctttgatttttatataaccTGCAATTGCAATTTTGAGTTGTTCATGATTGATATTGATGTTTTCTGGATTGTGTTGTATATAGAATTTGGATTTGACGAGCTTAGTTACTAACCAATTTGGTAATGGATTGGTGGAGTAATTTCTGAGCAATTGGTTGCTTGTATCTGCAGTTGAACCCACAAATCCCAAGGAAGCGATCAAGTGGTTGAAGCAATCTGCGGAGAATGGTTATGTTCGAGCACAGTATCAGTTAGCTCTTTGTTTACACCAAGGCCGGGTTGTGCAACCCAATATGGTAGAAGCTGTATGTGCCTTCTTCTGATCCTTTCTTTGTCCTTTTAGTTGAGATTTTATATTGTCTTTGTGTGGTGCTTGATTGAAAATTGCAtctttgtttctgattcttcATATTACATGGCTACAACACACTCAGTGGAAAACTGATAATGCTATCTTTGGACATGTGCATTAGCTCATATTTTGGAATAGATAATGCTATGCTTGGACATGTGCATTAGTTCTTTTTTGGAAGCTGATAAATGCTATGTTTGGACATGTGCTTTAGTTCATTTGTGGAAATGTTCAGTTTCTGTCTTTTATCATCTTTCTAAAGAATCTATGAAGTTTGCATATAAtgattggaatttttttttttttcttttttgacagaGTAAATGGTACCTAAAGGCAGCAGAAGGTGGCTATGTACGAGCAATGTATAATATTTCGCGCTGTTACTTGGTTGGAGAAGGCTTGCATCAAAACCGCAAGCTAGGAAGCAAATGGATGAAACGTGCAGCTGATCATGGCCATAGTAAAGCTCAGTTTGAACACGGTCTTACTCTATTTTCGGTAAGAATCTCTATTTCAGGTGATCATGGTGAATAGTATGCCATGTTGGACCATGAGTTGATTCGATTTAGCACTGATTAATGTAATTGGGATAATGCAGGAAGGGGCGATGCTGAAAGCTGTACTTTACTTAGAACTCGCTGAACGTGGTGGTGAAACAGCTGCGGGTCACGTCAAGGAAGTTATACACCAGCAACTATCTGCAACTTCTCGCCATCATGCCATTCAACAAGCCAATAACTGGCGTGCTCTACCAGCTACGCGCTGACTCTTCATGTTTTGGTCAAGTGTTATTTATACATGTCTGTAACTTATATTCAACTTTGGCCATGATTCAATTACAAGACCTCATTTCACATTTCGACTTCTAGTTCACACTTGGATTATATATAATCCAAAGAGTTGTAATTGGTATACGAGAAGTGTCCTATCGCTATGCTTTGCAGCTTGAACATGAGGATCTCTTACTGACTTAGCTTTTGGGACTTGGGTTTTCAATACAGTCGTGTAGTATATGAATTCTTAAATCCCAAATGAAATAGTCGAGAGAAGCAGATAAATAAAGAACGAGAAAGGTCTCCACAACATTGACAAAGCTTTCAGATGTTCTGGTTGTATTTTCGTTGGGTTTTTGACATTAGTTCTTGTCTTGAATATTTTACGATTTCTAATTATCTTGCTTACGGAAACGAATTCTAAACTAGAAAACCATCAGTTTCATCGAATAACCTAAATCTATAACATGATAATAGTCTAGAAGAGCAAAATTAGTTCTGTTAACACATTATAATTGCTGTTGTAAATTGTTGAATGCATTTCCAAAAACTTAATGACTGTTACGCAAAATCACACCATAGCCACACATATGGTATAACCGATCAGATCATGCATCATTAAGCTATCAAGATGCTTTAAGAGAACGGAATCTAGCAAACGCAAATGAATCAACAGTGACGCAAATTCTAAAGCTACCAAATTACGAAACCACCACAAATGTGAAACCAAATCTGAATTCGGAATAACAAGCATTTATCAAAATCCAACAAGAGGTTCATAAAACtactaacttttaaaaaaaagagatttctCTCTGcttccaaaatccaaaagacaacaaaagataacaaactccagagaagattcaaaaaCAAGAGCTaagcaaatttaaaaaattcacCAAACCTAGGCAGTAAGCACAACAGCGCCACCAGCTTCCTTAATCTTCTTCTCAGCAGTCTTCGAGATAAGCTTCGCCTTCACAACGAAGGGCTTGTTCTCAGGCAAATGACCTTTCCCCAAAACCTTGAAGAAACCATGCTGCGTCACATCGATCAAAGGAACGTTGTCCTTGGTTGATTTCGCCTTCACGTCTTCAGGTACGAGGGACCAGAGCTTGTCGAGGTTAACGATGGGGCAGAAGAACTTGTTCCTCAGCTTGTGGAAGTACCTCATACCAACTTTACCGAAGTAACCTGGATGGTACTTGTCGAAGAGGATCCTGTGGTGATGCATACCTCCAGCGTTACCACGACCTCCGGGATGCTTACGGTGCTTTCCGATACGTCCATGTCCGGCACTGACGTGACCTCTCTTCTTCCTGTTCTTCTTGAATCTGGTCGTCATTTCCGCCGAATCTGCTACCCTCCTTCTCTCTCACTCGCTGCGGCTAGGGTTTCTCTTAAGAAATGATATTTATAGAGacgaaagttttttttaaaattcccCCTTTTGCCCTCTAGGGTTTACACATTTTTATTGGGCTGCTGTAACGTGAAATGGGCCTTTGTATCCAGTTATAATATTTCACATTTTGAGCTGGTGGGGGAAACAAACCGTAATTGAAATCCGAAGCGAACCAAACTGATATTGTCAAACCGTGATATCCCACTTTTCAGGAGGCTTGCTCCCGTGTGCAATACACTTGAAAACGACGTCGTAGAAAGGCTGAGAGATCCTCCATCTACTACCACATGATTGAACCTCCACGCGCCTTTCTCACGCGccggtgttgttgttgttgtggttcaTGCCTTCGGTGGTGGATCTCCGTGGGTCACACACCTTCTTGTAGATTGACACGAAGCATCTCATACGGtgacgtcttcttcttcaattcctcGAAACGACGCGTTTCAATTTCGTATCCTGCATTTCATATGAACCAAGGAAAAGCTCTCTGgtgaagtttcttcttcttcttcttcttcatcttaaaCTCCACCGACCACAGATGGCTCTGCAGGTACTCGGCTGCACGAGTCGACCTATCCGCGTCTCCCTTCACCGTTGTTCTCTTATTTCCACAATCAGTGGCGACATCATCAGAAGGAAGAATCTCCGATTCGTTACGAAATCGAAATTGTCCTTCACTCTTCAATCTTCAAGTAGAAAGTTTCGTCTTCCTTCGATTAATTGCTCGTCAGTGAACGGAGCAGTAGCGGAAACTGCGGAGTATTACGAAGGAGGAAGAGACAACGTTTCAGTTCCGGAGAGGATTCGGCAATGTATTGGTTTCCTCCGAACGATTTTACCAGGTGGAAGCTGGTGGAGTTTCACGGATGAGGTTGATGGTAGGTTCATTGCTAAGCCTGTGACTGTTTGGCGTGCGTTGAGTCGGATGTGGGAGCTTGTGGCTGAGGATCGTTGGGTTATCTTCGCTGCGTTTTCGACTCTTATCATTGCTGCGGTgcgtgttttttttcttcatcttcttcttaactAGTATGTATAGTGTTGTAGTTTTGGCTATCTTTGCTCTATGATCATGTATTGCAATTACTTCTTGTGGAATTGGATCAGTAAATGTATTGAAGATAGCCTTGTAGAAGTGTGTGTAGTTGTATAGTTTAAGATAAGGCAGCCATAGGGTTAGTAGTTAGGATCAgaaatcagaatcttccattttcttatgtaatttttctattttgtttacaGCTTTCAGAGATAACTATTCCGCATTTTTTAACAGCGTCGATCTTCTCGGCACAGAGTGGTGATATCACTGTGTTTCGTCGAAATGTCAAGCTCTTGATTGTGCTTTGTGTTACTTCTGGCATTTGCAGGTCAAGATCTTGTATGGTTAAACGCttgtctcttgttttttttttgttttttcaagttGAATGAGAGGGTTACTCTTGTTGTCTGACCACTTGCTCTTTCTTGAGATTCATTTACGAAATATTTCCAGCTAACTCTTTGTTTAACTCATAATTCCAGTGGTATACGAGGATGCTTCTTTGGGATTGCAAATATGATACTTGTGAGTTTTTTCCCCAGGAACTTTCCTCTTTATTTGTAGTTTAATCTACTCATGAATCTTGCCTTCTCTGTAGGTGAAACGAATGAGAGAAACGCTATAGTCTACTCTTCTCTTCCAGGTCCTGAAAATTTCTAATTTGGTAGTTCATgtgtatctttattttttttgaattactctCGCGGACTTGGCTGGATCTTGCGTCAGGATATATCATTTTTCGACTCTCAAACTGTTGGTGACTTGACAAGCAGACTTGGATCGGACTGTCAGCAAGTCTCGAGGGTCATCGGAAATGATCTGAACATGATATTTCGCAATGTTCTTCAGGTCTTCtgctaaataatataatttccaTCTCGCCTGAAGTGCGCCGTGCATTCTTGATATCTGAATGTatgtttatcttctttcttctagGGAACAGGGGCATTAATTTATTTGCTGATTTTGTCGTGGCCCCTTGGGCTTTGCACATTGGCAATTTGCTGTACTTTGGCTGCGGTTATGTTCGTTTATGGGATGTAAGATTCTACAAAAACTTTTCTCCCTTTGATTAAGATTTGTATATCGTTAAAGATATAATAGATTTTACACCTAGGCAGCTACAAGCGATACTTAAGCCTAGTGTTTTTATGACTGCGGGCGGAAAATTAATTTACATGTGGTCATGTTGTAGGTACCAAAAGAAGACAGCGAAGCTAATTCAGGAGATCACTGCTTCTGCAAACGAAGTAGATTTTTCAAGAACTCATTTCTTAAGATGTCTTTTatgcaattaattattttgttaataattgttttgtgatCATCAAGGTGGCTCAAGAGACATACTCTTTGATGAGAACCGTTCGTGTATATGGGACAGAGAAGCAAGAGTTTAAAAGGTGCAATCTGTTTCCTTGAAAAACGTTGAAAGTGTCTCCATTTCTTATGCTTTTTTCTGGTGAAAATTTTGCGATATTGGCTTTCAAGAACAGGGTCAATCACAGCCAAGTTACTTTTTGACATGGATTTTCTCCCCTTCTGTGGTGCAAAGGTACAATCACTGGCTTCAGAGATTAGCAGATATTAGTTTGAGACAGAGTGCTGCGTATGGTATTTGGAACTGGAGCTTCAACACTCTATACCATGCTACTCAGGTTCCTCCTAATATAACCCCTGGTTTGCTTAAATCTTTCTCTTTCGACTGTTTGTGAGAAGGGCTAATTAAATTCTGGTTCTTCTAGATGGTGATGCTCAGTAAGAATGTGACACgattcatcgttttcttcttttatagaTTATTGCTGTCCTGGTTGGAGGAATGTCTATCTTAGCTGGTCAAATAACAGCAGAGCAGCTGACAAAGTTTCTGTTGTATAGTGAGTGGTTAATCTATGCTACGTGGTGGGTGGGAGATAATTTATCGTCTTTGATGCAATCAGTTGGAGCGAGTGAAAAGGTCTTTCAGATGATGGATCTCAAGCCAAGTGAACAATTTATAGCAAAAGGCAaggttcaatttttttggtgaagAGCAGTATATCTTAGAAACATGTTGaccatttatgagattgatggaAGCTTGGGTTTGGTGATTACCAGTTGATATTACTTTTACAATCAACCCCCTGCCCAGGATGAACCACCTTTAGTCAATCACTTTAGACTTCCTACCTAGAGGCTTCCGGCATTGCTATGATCTACCATgtaatgtattttatttataaactgcTGTAGGAACGAGACTGCAGAGACTGACAGGACATATCGAGTTTGTAGATGTGTCGTTCAGCTATCCTTCAAGAGAGGAGGTATTACTGCATTCATGTGAAATCTATTTTATGATAACCTTTTGCTTTCAGCTTTTCGCTTTCGTGCGGATGTCCTCAAACCAGAATTTCTTAATTAGCGAAATCAGATATTCTATCCTTTTTACCAGTATCGTCACAGATTCAAAATCATTTAGGTTCTGACTTTCGATTTTTGTACCGATTAGTGCTTGCAAGTTAATGGCCAAACATGGTTGTGCATTTGCATCACCTTAGATTATTGTTGAGTGTATTAGAATTCATGTGCACACACCATAGAATTTTATCGAGTCCTTTTTATGATATAGAAATGGGCCATTGGGGCTCACATTTCAGCTTGTCTTAAGAATCATATCATATGTTAATACAGGTGGCTGTGGTACAAAACGTTAACATTTCTGTGCGTCCTGGTGAAGTGGTGGCAATCGTAAGTATACCTCAAAGTAGTTCAATGATGTCAATGTTTTCCTTTAGAAAGtgatatttgaataaatttgttttgtttaggttGGTCTAAGTGGCAGTGGCAAAAGCACACTGGTTAATCTTTTGCTGCAGCTGTACGAACCAACAAGTGGTCAGGTAGATATTACTAACTCAGtgtaaaataactttttaaagcCTTACTTCCTAAAAGCTGACTCTGTGAATTCCAGATTCTACTCGATGGGGTTCCTTTGAAAGAGTTGGATGTCAAGTGGCTAAGGCAAAGAATCGGATACGTGGGGCAGGTCCTCACATCTCTGATACgtgaaatcaaataaaatttgatgAATTTCACTTTCACTTTCTAAAGCTGTCGCAATGAAACAGGAACCAAAGCTCTTCCGCACAGACATCGGTTCCAACATCAAGTATGGATGTGATCGAAGTATAACGCAAGAAGATATAATATCGGCCGCAAAGCAAGCCTACGCACATGACTTCATCACAGCACTTCCCAGTGGTTACAACACAATGGTTGATGATGATCTACTCAGTGGAGGGCAGAAACAACGGATTGCAATAGCTCGTGCCATCCTTAGAGATCCTAGAATTCTCATCCTTGATGAAGCCACAAGTGCACTTGATGCAG from Camelina sativa cultivar DH55 chromosome 7, Cs, whole genome shotgun sequence includes the following:
- the LOC104701702 gene encoding 60S ribosomal protein L27a-3, encoding MTTRFKKNRKKRGHVSAGHGRIGKHRKHPGGRGNAGGMHHHRILFDKYHPGYFGKVGMRYFHKLRNKFFCPIVNLDKLWSLVPEDVKAKSTKDNVPLIDVTQHGFFKVLGKGHLPENKPFVVKAKLISKTAEKKIKEAGGAVVLTA
- the LOC104701701 gene encoding F-box protein At1g70590, with the protein product MKQRTWPCRSEGSRFTSLSFLKSQDKEKRTRFSPINRATMKSSTSTSSRSSSSSSTSPSNDFGDFSMLPFDILMKIAAPFSLPNLQAASSVCKSWRDALKPLRESMLFLRWGKKFKHGRGGVRANLDKALDSFLKGAALGSTLAMVDAGLVYWETGDKEKAVSLYRRAAELGDAVGQCNLGISYLQVEPTNPKEAIKWLKQSAENGYVRAQYQLALCLHQGRVVQPNMVEASKWYLKAAEGGYVRAMYNISRCYLVGEGLHQNRKLGSKWMKRAADHGHSKAQFEHGLTLFSEGAMLKAVLYLELAERGGETAAGHVKEVIHQQLSATSRHHAIQQANNWRALPATR